A single genomic interval of Amblyomma americanum isolate KBUSLIRL-KWMA chromosome 11, ASM5285725v1, whole genome shotgun sequence harbors:
- the LOC144110560 gene encoding uncharacterized protein LOC144110560 yields the protein MAAALYFCRTPLRLATERRHRATVIACLACGALLHMLTWEIAPMLSPHSQLAFPGVNLLDPTAKVFAERCDSYEPRLPHRGGWAVAERCLRPLDMLVFAHCSVREWRRHAALRDTLFEDTALRRLNWTRVFFSGRPSNNKDLNAWLDLEADLTGDLVVLPFKNGNFNITPKFVEGMRWVDDHCPTVQKVIKIDDGVMIHPFKLQEYYRQEVVQKPEYLHCGVSVNSDVIRDPHGRYYVSEEDLPARKKEPLRGRLSHHDLRRDAGTPQGCIAHIHSSDGAATGGACETSIALSQQPTSPHGMDFSQRGVKSDDGYGFGDLALAVGIGHVELQRFMEWNENRTDCVSYGICMLTLEGTKYGANSRRRGQWGLLL from the exons ATGGCTGCTGCTTTGTACTTCTGCCGAACGCCGCTGCGGCTAGCTACTGAGCGCAGGCACAGGGCTACGGTTATCGCTTGCCTTGCATGCGGTGCACTGCTGCACATGCTGACCTGGGAAATAGCACCCATGCTGAGTCCGCACAGCCAACTGGCCTTTCCTGGAGTGAACCTCCTGGACCCAACAGCCAAGGTCTTCGCTGAACGCTGTGACTCGTACGAGCCTCGCCTGCCACACCGAGGAGGCTGGGCCGTGGCCGAGCGCTGTCTCCGACCTTTGGACATGCTCGTCTTCGCGCACTGCAGCGTGCGTGAGTGGCGACGGCACGCGGCGTTACGGGACACGCTTTTCGAAGACACCGCCTTGCGCCGACTCAACTGGACAAGGGTCTTCTTCTCGGGGCGACCCTCCAACAACAAAGACCTCAACGCATGGCTGGACCTGGAGGCGGACCTCACTGGTGACCTGGTCGTGCTCCCCTTCAAAAATGGTAACTTCAACATAACACCCAAGTTTGTGGAAGGAATGCGCTGGGTGGACGACCATTGTCCCACGGTGCAAAAGGTCATAAAGATCGACGATGGCGTTATGATCCACCCGTTCAAG TTGCAGGAATACTACCGACAGGAGGTGGTCCAAAAGCCAGAGTACCTTCACTGCGGGGTCAGTGTCAACAGCGACGTGATCCGCGATCCGCACGGCAGATACTATGTGTCCGAGGAGGACTTGCCCGCAAGAAAAAAGGAACCACTGCGCGGGCGCCTTAGTCATCATGACCTACGCCGTGATGCGGGAACTCCTCAGGGCTGCATCGCTCATATCCATTCATCCGACG gtgctgccaccggtggggcatgCGAGACTTCTATTGCTCTCTCCCAGCAACCCACGTCGCCCCATGGGATGGATTTTAGCCAGAGAGGGGTGAAATCG GACGACGGTTATGGGTTCGGAGACTTGGCGCTCGCCGTTGGAATCGGGCACGTGGAGCTACAACGATTCATGGAATGGAACGAGAACCGTACAGACTGCGTCTCCTACGGCATCTGCATGCTCACGCTCGAGGGCACAAAGTACGGCGCCAACTCTCGTCGCCGCGGTCAGTGGGGTCTCCTGCTGTAG